In Tiliqua scincoides isolate rTilSci1 chromosome 1, rTilSci1.hap2, whole genome shotgun sequence, the following are encoded in one genomic region:
- the CMPK2 gene encoding UMP-CMP kinase 2, mitochondrial isoform X2: MLRRWALLRAGTAMAAGQPLASDLRFVAQLASSELVHFALSGEGAPASNGSLRRCFVPPPGRCFSFCVPGAQSLPERIWAARLHSALQSSLGAGSSAVLPLLSYSPRGAAAALERGFLVQDARRLLETERSLQELLRLWLPAPAHLREYEQAAGGELWCDLWSLKGAAQGGKELLGRARVVQAEPPQLHPAVPHLLHQAVFRSLEAAREVLQECTSLIPETKAVLDFVEKCPEHPKKGDFPVIVIEGLDATGKTTVTQSLKDSLNAVLLRSPPSCVNQWRKIFDEEPTLIRRAFYAVTNYIVASEIAQASTKSPVVVDRYWHSTAAYAIATEISGKVEDLPPLHHQVYQWPEDLLRPDMVLMLTVSPEERIRRLQGRGMEKTKEEAELEASCVFRQK, from the exons ATGCTGCGGCGGTGGGCGCTGCTCAGAGCCGGGACTGCCATGGCTGCTGGCCAGCCGCTTGCTTCGGATCTGCGCTTCGTGGCGCAGCTGGCCAGCTCGGAGCTGGTCCACTTCGCCCTGAGCGGCGAGGGGGCGCCCGCGAGCAATGGGTCTCTGCGCCGCTGCTTTGTGCCCCCTCCGGGCAGGTGCTTCTCCTTCTGCGTCCCCGGCGCGCAGAGCCTCCCGGAGCGCATCTGGGCTGCTCGGCTGCACAGCGCCCTGCAGAGCAGCCTGGGGGCCGGGAGCAGCGCGGTCCTGCCGCTCCTCTCCTACAGCCCCCGGGGCGCTGCCGCCGCGCTGGAGAGAGGCTTCCTCGTCCAGGACGCGCGGCGCCTGCTGGAGACGGAGCGCTCCCTGCAAGAGCTGCTGCGCCTCTGGCTCCCGGCGCCGGCTCACCTCCGCGAGTACGAGCAGGCTGCGGGCGGCGAGCTGTGGTGCGACCTGTGGAGCCTCAAGGGGGCAGCCCAAGGGGGCaaggagctgctgggcagggcacgcGTCGTCCAAGCGGAGCCCCCGCAGCTCCATCCCGCCGTTCCTCACCTCCTCCACCAGGCCGTGTTCAGGTCCCTGGAGGCTGCCCGCGAGGTTCTGCAAGAG TGCACGTCTCTCATTCCGGAAACCAAAGCGGTCCTTGACTTTGTGGAGAAGTGCCCTGAACATCCAAAGAAGGGAGATTTTCCTGTGATCGTTATTGAGGGGCTGGATGCCACAG GTAAAACTACAGTAACTCAGTCTTTGAAAGACTCGCTGAATGCTGTTCTCCTGAGATCTCCTCCGTCTTGCGTCAACCAGTGGAGAAAGATTTTCGATGAGGAACCAACCCTCATACGGAGAGCATTTTACGCGGTGACCAACTACATCGTTGCTTCTGAAATAGCTCAGGCCTCCACGAAGTCACCAGTGGTTGTAGATAG GTACTGGCACAGCACTGCAGCATATGCCATTGCCACGGAAATAAGCGGGAAAGTGGAAGATCTCCCGCCACTTCATCACCAAGTATACCAGTGGCCTGAAGACCTTCTCAGACCAGATATGGTCCTAATGCTAACTGTGAGTCCTGAGGAAAGGATCCGGCGGCTGCAGGGACGAGGAATGGAGAAAACAAAGGAGGAGGCAGAGCTGGAAGCAAGTTGCGTTTTCCGCCAAAA ATGA
- the CMPK2 gene encoding UMP-CMP kinase 2, mitochondrial isoform X1, with protein MLRRWALLRAGTAMAAGQPLASDLRFVAQLASSELVHFALSGEGAPASNGSLRRCFVPPPGRCFSFCVPGAQSLPERIWAARLHSALQSSLGAGSSAVLPLLSYSPRGAAAALERGFLVQDARRLLETERSLQELLRLWLPAPAHLREYEQAAGGELWCDLWSLKGAAQGGKELLGRARVVQAEPPQLHPAVPHLLHQAVFRSLEAAREVLQECTSLIPETKAVLDFVEKCPEHPKKGDFPVIVIEGLDATGKTTVTQSLKDSLNAVLLRSPPSCVNQWRKIFDEEPTLIRRAFYAVTNYIVASEIAQASTKSPVVVDRYWHSTAAYAIATEISGKVEDLPPLHHQVYQWPEDLLRPDMVLMLTVSPEERIRRLQGRGMEKTKEEAELEASCVFRQKVEESYKRMENPICQPVDASPSREEVLKAALHLIKKKCPLL; from the exons ATGCTGCGGCGGTGGGCGCTGCTCAGAGCCGGGACTGCCATGGCTGCTGGCCAGCCGCTTGCTTCGGATCTGCGCTTCGTGGCGCAGCTGGCCAGCTCGGAGCTGGTCCACTTCGCCCTGAGCGGCGAGGGGGCGCCCGCGAGCAATGGGTCTCTGCGCCGCTGCTTTGTGCCCCCTCCGGGCAGGTGCTTCTCCTTCTGCGTCCCCGGCGCGCAGAGCCTCCCGGAGCGCATCTGGGCTGCTCGGCTGCACAGCGCCCTGCAGAGCAGCCTGGGGGCCGGGAGCAGCGCGGTCCTGCCGCTCCTCTCCTACAGCCCCCGGGGCGCTGCCGCCGCGCTGGAGAGAGGCTTCCTCGTCCAGGACGCGCGGCGCCTGCTGGAGACGGAGCGCTCCCTGCAAGAGCTGCTGCGCCTCTGGCTCCCGGCGCCGGCTCACCTCCGCGAGTACGAGCAGGCTGCGGGCGGCGAGCTGTGGTGCGACCTGTGGAGCCTCAAGGGGGCAGCCCAAGGGGGCaaggagctgctgggcagggcacgcGTCGTCCAAGCGGAGCCCCCGCAGCTCCATCCCGCCGTTCCTCACCTCCTCCACCAGGCCGTGTTCAGGTCCCTGGAGGCTGCCCGCGAGGTTCTGCAAGAG TGCACGTCTCTCATTCCGGAAACCAAAGCGGTCCTTGACTTTGTGGAGAAGTGCCCTGAACATCCAAAGAAGGGAGATTTTCCTGTGATCGTTATTGAGGGGCTGGATGCCACAG GTAAAACTACAGTAACTCAGTCTTTGAAAGACTCGCTGAATGCTGTTCTCCTGAGATCTCCTCCGTCTTGCGTCAACCAGTGGAGAAAGATTTTCGATGAGGAACCAACCCTCATACGGAGAGCATTTTACGCGGTGACCAACTACATCGTTGCTTCTGAAATAGCTCAGGCCTCCACGAAGTCACCAGTGGTTGTAGATAG GTACTGGCACAGCACTGCAGCATATGCCATTGCCACGGAAATAAGCGGGAAAGTGGAAGATCTCCCGCCACTTCATCACCAAGTATACCAGTGGCCTGAAGACCTTCTCAGACCAGATATGGTCCTAATGCTAACTGTGAGTCCTGAGGAAAGGATCCGGCGGCTGCAGGGACGAGGAATGGAGAAAACAAAGGAGGAGGCAGAGCTGGAAGCAAGTTGCGTTTTCCGCCAAAA agTCGAAGAGTCTTACAAAAGGATGGAGAATCCCATATGTCAGCCTGTTGATGCCAGTCCCTCTAGAGAAGAGGTTCTCAAGGCTGCTCTACATCTGATTAAAAAGAAGTGTCCTTTACTGTAA